TCTAGCAGTaaatttctctctttttctcttaCTGTTTAAACTTTTGGCATTTCCTTCTATGACATTTTgactatattttaatatttatttatttatttatttttagcatAATTTTTTAGGTGTAACTAGCAATTTCACTTACGATATCGTCATTGCTTGTATATTTTCAGTTATTTCCCTTGTAATATCTTGATAATATGCAAGCTTGATtctttttcttgaaaatttaatgTCAGGTGTGGATATTAGGTCCTCGAAGGTTTGTGAGCTTGGATTATTGAATTATAAAGCAAAACATGTATTTTATAGTTCCGAGAACAGCAAATTTAGATGTCGATATGATTACTACTGGACTTCAGTGTTTAAGGTAATCTTATCTTATCTGATTTAAGTCATGAGCTCCTTTTTAGTACTAATTTAGGAAAATATGGATTTCTTTTACTTCGGCAAGTATGCATCTTCATctctgttgtttttttttttattatttgaacTTGAATTTCGATCTTGATATTTTCCGATGGTGATATAGAGATTGGATTTTAGACTTGCCAATTCTTGTAATTTAGCTATATTAATTAACAAGTTTATGGTAATATAAATACTAGTATGTAGGAAGGCAACAATATTAAGTACTCTAATATATCACCttcttttatttagttttttgCTTAACAATTTCAGGTTGAGTACACAGACCATTCTTTGGATCAGATGCAACTTGCCTTAACAGAGGCACCGAATGAAGCGCTTCCTGTAAGTTGCAGGCCTGACTTTGGTGTTGCTTGGTTGACCAAAGATAAGTTCAAGGTAATGTTTCAAGTTTCTATTGTTATTCATGATGATGGATTGACCTGATTCTTCTTTAATTGAAGTGCAATTTATGTGACATCTGTCTGCCTTTTCAGGTAAATGAAACCTATGACTGCTGGTACATATTAGGTACTACCACagtaaagatgtataatgatggTTTTTTCAGTTGCCAAGCAAAAGATCCATCTTTAACTGAGATGATGAAGCGATATCTAATATTGTGAGTTTATTACTTGAACTTTGTTCCATTCAAAAGTTATTTTATATAGTGCTTGAAGTTGTGTTCAGTGggtttcttcttcttcctccaaCAATGTGCTTATTGTGTTGTTACTTAGGTTGGGACTAAATTGGACCCTTGGGTTTATTTTGCATTCTGGTCCACTACATTTTGGTGAACTTGGGTTTCAAGTTAGCTAACTTAGCTTTTTTACCCTTGGACTCTCAAATTAAGGTTCATTTTGTTTCAAGCTGAATTAGGTTAGACTTACAGCAACAAATGAAAAAGGGCTTTGCTCATAAATTTGAGGTCTGGTAGTTAGAAAGGTGTAGAAATTTGTTTTCTGGTAATCTTTGCATAGTGGAAGGTTTGTCTTTGGTTGTTTTGAACGGTATTCTGAGAACAGCACTGCAGCGAAGCCTGTTAAAGTAtgagaagaaagaatgaaagtaTCTGAATATAGGTTTCCGTGAGATTGAATTGAGAAGCCAGAAGTTAATGAAGTATGGTGAAAGAGAGAAAGGAAGATAGAGAGAGGTAGGGGGTTCTAGTGAAGTGGATGAGAAAGCTGAACTAAGAAGGGATAATTTCTGTAGGCATTAGACAGCAGTTGATATTTTGCTCAGAATAATGTAAAAAGTTTTATGCCTTCTTTTTCATGAGTAAGTTAATGTGAAGTAACTGCATTTATTTCCTTTTGCTGATAATAGGTGCAAAATGGTTGAGTACGACATATTTTGAAATAGTCTGTTTTGCTGTTTCATGTGTTAATTAATGCTGGTTTCCTCAATTTAATTATTGGTTGTTATGATATCATCAGATCCATAAAGATTTTGAAGTCTTGGTTTTCCAGCGAGGGGTACGCTAGATATTGGAAGTCAGAAGCGATAGCTGGTATTGTTACTGGATTTTCAACATCTATAATCACTATCAGCTTCATTAGAACCCTACAACATATGAAGTCTTGGTTGCCTCAAGCCATTAACACACTCCATATAAAGCGGGTTTGTTTTCTACTGGTATACTTTTCTGTCATGGGTTGGCTGGCATCTCATTATTGGAGGAGGCTCAGTATCCCATTTATTAAAGCTTTTAACTACTAGGCAGCACTCATTTTTTATGTGCTATTTTCCCCTGGGAATGGGTTTGCATTGACTCATGCAGCTTTCCCTCTTGAAAGATGTAAGCTTGAGTGGTTACCTGATCTATTGGAACAACACTTAGATACAGCTTGTCTAATTACAAGGAGCAGAGAGAAAGATAAAATAGTCGTATTCTGATGTATAATATGTATCACTATAGTCAAGAGATTCAGGAGTTCACAGTACATGTTCTATTCTCCGCATTCAATACTCTGTATGGAACATGATTATGAGCGAAATCCCATATTTTTCCATTTTCTGTGGGTAAGAAGACATTTTGGAGTATCTTATTgcagattttttttattttacaggtttaggattattttattttatcttttatcttTTTAACTTGAAAGATAGTACTACATTTGGAAGTATTTTAGCATCCCTGTTTAGTTTCAGAACCGGAACATAATCAGGAAATCTCAAGGATTGATTTCAACATTGTAGATATTCTATTGCATTTATGACTTTAACTCTTAACGGTAAAGAGATTCTTGTATTGGGAAAACTAATATATAAGCCATGTTATCTTGTTATGTACATTCTGAACTGCATTACACAACTTAGGTTTGGAGACATTTTCTGAGCTCCTACCATTTCCGACTTGTTTCTTTGAACTTTCACATACAGTTAAGGTTTGACTCAAGTTTCTGGTGTTAGCCAAGGATTCACTTTGAGAAGCTGATATGGACGCTTTTATTGCAATaggaattttagttttatttactaTATCAGGTTCTATtaagagttttagttttactTATTTTCTCTATTATATTAGGGTTTTTGTTTCCTTCATAATCTCTTTCTTTTGTTATTACCAGTCTATAAAAGGCtgccaatatgaaataaataGGCAAGCAATTATTCTATAAAAAATAAACGTTATTTTGAGAGGGGGTTCAGTCAAGGGCGAACTTGCcttttgagtaaccataggtcgaagCAAGAATTCTTTCTCTTCTAGATCTAAGACTAGATCCTATGCCAAGGCGCATAACAACTTGGTATACGAGCCAGCTGTCATGGGTAAAGAAAAGACTTTGACAGCCAAGCTGGAGGCTATCATGGAATAAATGGCTACAAGGCAACAAGCATTAGAGGAGCAGGTGGCGATATTATCTCTTTCGGTCCAAAAGATAACGAAAGGAGATTCAGAGAAGAATAATGAAGAACAGGGTAGCAGCGGAGGCAGGCAAAGGAATTTAGACTTGCAACACGGTGGTTGCATGGTGCCACAATACTCTAAGATGGAATTTCCCACTTATGATGGTGTCAAAGATACTTTAGGGTGGTTGAAAAGATGCGAATTTTTTTTTGGCAATCAACGAACTAATGAAGAAGACAAAGTAAGCTTAGCATCATTCCATCTTTTAGGAGAGGCACAATTGTGGTTTGATCAAATGGAAGAAGATGAGGCAAATCTTGACTGGGGGCACTTCAAAGAGTGTTGTCATGTAAGGTTTGGGCCACCTATGAGTAATAACCCCTTGAGAGAACTTGCCAACTTGAAATAAACTGGGACTGTAGAGGAATATCAACGCCAATTTCAATCACTATTGGCTAGGGCTACTGATCTTAAACCTCGACAACAAGTAAACCTCTTTACTGTTGGGTTGATCGAGGAACTTAGAATTGATATTGAGAAGCAACAACCGAAAAACCTTAGAGTTGCAATGAATATGGCTCTAACATTGGAACGTAGACAAAATGTCTCTTTCAAACTGTCATCTCGAGCCATCCTAAATTGGCCAACTTCCCAAAACATTGGCAGCAATTCAATCATTCCAACAATTAAGAGCATTGCAAAGGTAGGGGGACAAACAACAGAACCAACAGGGAATAACGACAAAATAGGTTCTTCTGCACCATTTAGTAAGAGATTGAAACAGACAGAAATGGCGGAAAGAAGGGCTAAAGGGCTGTGTTATAATTGTGACGAGTCTTATTCCATGGGACATAAATGTAAAAGGTTATTTTGGATAGAAGTACCATATGTTGAAGGCAAGCAAGATGATGATGAGATAGATGATTTTGGATAAATTCTGAAGTTTATTTTGAAATTGAGCTTGAGGATAAGCTTAATTCCGAAAAGGGGAGTAATGATATGGATGCTTTTATTGCAATaggaattttagttttatttattatatcaggtTTTATtaagagttttagttttactTATTTTCTCTATTATATTAGGTTTTTGTTTTCTTCATAAACTAAGTTAGGAATTCTATTTTATGTCAATTAGGACTCTTTCCTTTGTTATTAACAGGTTGGCAATATGAAATAAAGAGGCAAGCAattattctataaaaaaaaagGGTTATTTTGAGAGGGGGTTCAGTCAAGGACGAACCTACcttttgagtaaccataggtcgaagCAAGAATTCTTTCTCATCTAGACTTATGACTAGATCCTACGCCAAGTCGCATAACAGAAGCTTATTCATAAACTGTGCTCATCTGAATTGTGCTAGTGGATTTTGCTAGTGGATTTACAGAACTGAGATTTTAGATCCAATCTTGAAATGTAAAGTGCTTGCCTCTCAATGGGTGAGCCAGCTTCTCAAGAGCTCTCACTATTAGGGTCTAGGGTTAAAATTTTGGGAAATATTCTTAAACCCTCAACATTTCCATGGTCGGTACTTTTTCACCTGAACTTCAATCACCAGGCAGCAATTGATAGTGGATAATAAAGGTTATAATTTTCTTTTGTTTACTTATTAGTGAGCATAAACAATAGCAAGAATGTTGAAACATGGGGATTTTGAGCTTTTCTAGATTCTAACGTACACACTTTTAGCAATTGTCAAAATTTATCAAGTGTTAAGAATCTACCTTGCATTATTTTACATTAGTTAGCAAGATATTTTAAAGACATGGAAAAAAGAATAGTAATAAAAGAGAAGGTTTCGGTGACATAGATAGAGCATTTATTTTGTTCTTTATGTTCCATTTCAGAAAAATGTGGGTGCTCTGTCGGGAAGACATTTTCAACTTTGCATTTCATAATATTGTGTATGTGATTCCAAACTCACATTGCATTTTCTAATAATAGAATAATGCATCTTCAATTCCTCCTCGTAGATGGAACATAAAAAGGGGCCGAGGGGAGTGGGCTCTTCCACTTTCCATTTTGTTTCCATAGCTTAACTTGGTTGTTGTTGGATGAGGCTATCTCATTACGTTGAATTTTTAATATTAGTGTAATAATCtgagaaaattatttatttaacacAAATTTTGAAGTAGTGAAGTATAAAATAAAGAATTATTAGtacaaatataaatattcaattagAAAATGAATAAAACTCTTATAAAAAATAAGATTTCTTTAAAATAATCGAAAATTTTCCATATCTTTATTACAAACAAGTAATGagaatagcaaaaaaaaaaaaaaccaattgcAATTAATTTATAACTAGTCAATGTGGAAAAAATAATACTCCAACCAAAGTAAGTTAATTGATAGGTAAAATTTTCTTAGCATTCTTTTTTTATATACAGAACTCTAACccataacttcaaattaagcttCATATGACCATACAAACACGCCTAAGTAATTTTCAACTTTGCATTTTTAAAAGTTGTAGTTCAAATTTGTGAGGGTGTTGAATCTGTTAATCGGCCCGGACTACCATTAGTTGAATTAACCGACCTTTTTAAATCTTTAACTGTTAATGgaatcaaatttttttttaaaaaaaatttaactgaATCGAATTTTTTCGattaattcggtcggttaaccgaattaaccgaaatttatatatttttagttaaaacaagtataaaacatacaAAAAAATTAACCGGTTTAACCGACCGATTAATTTATATTTCCAAAATATTAACCAAACCGAACAGACCGAatacttatatattataatattatttattaaattcagTTAATTCAGTTAACCGATTTCGAACCAAATTAACAATTAAACCAActtctaaaaaattattaaccaaCTTCcgattgaaataatttaattaaccgATCGATTAACCAAATTCGAtcgattaaccgaattaatttaGTTTTATCCGAAATTTGCTTACCTTACGAATCTGTCAAAGGAAAAGACTGGTTTTAGGTTTTTGAGAATTTAGCTTTGAGGCTTGACGATCTcttctattatttttatcatattaaaaaaaaaaaaaacgtttTTACATTTTTTCAACGCTGGACCGCATGCAGAAGGCTATCCAAACTTATCCAACTATGAACAAAAGAATATATTTAATCCACCAAATATGAACAAAATAATATTATAGACAAATTCTAGGTGGTTAACcttttaatgaatttaattttaGCACAATTTCaggttaaatttttatatttttctaaaattttaaattttttatatttttctaaaattttaaatttaatcttttattttattttaatacatttaatcttcttatcttttaaattttaaaatttaagttcaacAATTAATACCGCTTAAATTTATTgttaaattcaaattatttactAACTATATAACTACCAAAtaaatatgttttttattttaaaatatcaaacaCAAATTTAACCAAACAATACATACTAACAGTTAAAACTTAACAAAACAATTAATGCTAACAGTTAAACCTAAAAgtataaatttttgaaaatggcatTTTTTAAGCTGCTTATTATTTTTGTCTGAGTATCGTCGCGTGGAGCCCGGTCATTGACAGGTCCTAGCTGTTACCGTATCGATTATGTTGAAGGGAGAGGGAGATGAAGAAGAAGCAGCCACCTTACCCTCGCAATCTTCTACGCTTCCCTCCCCTTCCAAATTTCCAATTCCATGCCATcatctctcttcttctttttcttttcttcttaaaCATAACTTTCGTTTCAGTCAATTCAAAAACTAACTAATTTTGGTTTTGAAATTCAATTTTAGCTTCCATCTTGTCATGGATTTTGGTAATTTCTTGTTTCTTCTCCTTAAATCACTCTTCATTTGCTTTAATTCatcgttttttttttgtttttgttttttatttgctCATAAGAATGTTGTGCACAGTATATTGCATGCCAGCGGCATCAATGTTTTCTCAAACATTTGCTGCTGATCATTTCTTTATCAGGTAATTCTTTGAACttgtttctctttttttttttttcatttttttgcttTATTAGGTAATTCCGTGATGATTGAATCTTTTTTTAATTCCTATTTTATATATCTAGTTATCTAATTTGCTAAGTGGGGTTTACTATAAAACTTGACAGTTGGGTATCTCGTAATCAGTGTGGGCTACTAGAATTTTTATAGTATAATGTAGTGACGGAAGAAGGATTTTTAGTAGGAAAAAAAATCCATGGAATATCCGTTTATTCTTTAATCAGGTATGATCATCATCACCATCATGATCACAAGGACTTGAAGAGATGGAGGAGTAGGACCACTGCTGCTGCTTCTGCTTACCCTCTCTTTTCCAATCCTAAAGACTCTTCTTCTCGTCACAAATTTTACCAGGaggtttctcttgatctatatactatatatatgcatatatgttgtTCATCCATTCTGGATATCTGCATCACCATGTTAATCAACTTGTTATTACTTTGATTATCTTCCAGTCCCATTTTTTCTAGTATTCTGTTAAACTTGAATGGACTGTGACAGGCTCTAAAGACTGCAAGGGGCAAGTTCGCTCAGGAGATCTCCTTCCAGTCTGAAGATAAAGACGTTTCTCTTGCTAAGGTATGGATATAATGAGTAATGGTTATCAGCTTACTTCCTCGTCCTTTTTCTGTTTGACCTTCGCTAAATCATTTGTTATTTGAGGAGGTATTGGTCATTGCTTCGTTCATGCTTTTGAAACATAAGTTGGaagttttattttttgtttttttgtatcTTTTTGTGTAGGCTTTGCTTTATGTTGCAGCTGAAGATGAGACATTCATGGTTTTTAACCGAGAGATGGATGCTTGTTCATTCCTCAATGAAGGGATAAATGTTTGTCCGTCATCTAATGCCAGAGAGTGGGATTCTGTGGAGCAGATGCCTTTGGATGGAAAGACCATATCTGAATGGATGAGTGAACTGGATGCAATTGCAAAAGAAGTTGAAGCAGAGCTAGTTTCAAGGGACATAGGCTGCCATCTGGTTGAAGTTTTGCAGGCcgtcaatttagttctttttgagTTAAGAGGCTTTAAAAGATCCCCTGTTCTTGTAGATTCTAAGCATTCATACTTACACTTGGTGCTGAGTTCTGGATGTGGCAGTGGTAAAGCCCCTTTTTACTACTTCCATGCAATAAGCCTCATAATTTTGATATGGTGGCGTTTAAATGGTTTTTCTATTGTAATATCTTCTTCCTAATCAATCTGTCCGTCATTTTAGGCAGTTTAATACTATGACTTTGTTAATTACAGCAATTTTGCTTAGCATAATTTACATTGAAGTTTGTCGGCGGCTTGGTCTAACTATTGTGGGGTCTCGAGTTGGGGAAGATTTTTTGATATGGCCCCAGACAACATACCCTGAGGTACTTTAATCCTTAAAGTTTATTTCGGCAGTTTATTTTCATGGTGCATGATTCTTAGTTCATTCTTGTAGTGATGCATCACTTAACTTCTAAACTTCTCTCTGTAGGAGCTCTTCAAAGTGACTTCAGGACACAGCTTGTTCACTGTTGTCAATGGAAGATGTGTTGAGGACCCTAGATCAATGGCATCGGATTTAACTGGTTCATCACTTTTAGGGCTTGAGATAGCTTCAAACCGTGATATTGTTGGGATCGCTCTAGCCAATTTAATTGTAAGTCCTAATCCTTTTCACCAAGCTAGTTTCTTGTTTCAAAAAATGCTTCTACATTTATCACTCTCTTGTAAACTATTAATGCCTTCATCTGACATATGAAAtaataaacttaaaaaatttGCAGAGGTTTCACTGGAAACGTGCTTCGAGATCAAATCTTGGTTTGATGCTAACTTCTCCCCTTAGGCATGCTCATAATGCCAATGAGAAACCTAACAAGATCAATAAACCAAATGTCCCTTTGTTGCGGCCTCAAGATCTTAAGTAAATTCAACTTTATCTTTATTATTTTAGTAGCATAACTTTCTGACACTTCATGTATCTAGTAGCAGTATCTGTTTTCTTATGCCACATATGACTGCTTTGGTCCACCTATCAACAAATTCATTATGCATTCATAGGTGAAGACAGTGACGATCTGCGTATTTAGCGTCATTTAGTGCGTATATTTTTATCTGCTGTATTCAATTTACCGATAGTGTAAGAGATGAGGTGATTTGTATTACTGATATTGTGAATGTGAGATGCAGCTTATATTTTGTAAAGAACAACTTGATATTTTGCATGCTAAACATTGGATTTCTTTGCAGGCTAGCTATCATGGCTTCAGAAAGATTGTTGATTCTGCAGCCACATAATTGGGCACTAAGGAGAGACCATGGCATGATGCTGTACTATAATAGGTATGAATTTCTAAAACttcctaatttaaaaaaaaaaaaaatggttcaCATGAAGGCCCTTTTTAAGCTGATGGTGAAAATAACATTTGATATTATCAAAATCTTAGGGAGTATGGTAAGGCAGTGCAAGAGCTTAGCATCTGCATGGCCTTTGCTCCAGAAGAAGAGGCAGAGCTTCTTGAGCCATTTGTTGAGAAATTACACTTAATGCGGCTGGAATCATCATGGAAATCTTTGGGAGACACAGCTAGCGTGACGGTTAAATGATATTTGGATATTATAACCTTGTATCTCTCAAATCCTTATTGACCGAATATAGTTCCATGGATGAACTCTGAGACTGTGATTATCATGGCTTTTCTTAGTCACATGAACGGATGAACTCCAAGGTATAGAAATGTATTGGAGATCTGTAAGCAGATTCTAAGTTGATACTCCAAATAAGAGGGCACGCATTCTGTGTGTTCATGTGGCACATTTGTTGTTAGTTACATGAAGAAACGAGGAACCCAATCAAATTATAAGTTGAAATGGCCATGTATGGAGCCGTTAGGATACCCAAATCCCACATCTTATTACTTGCTGGGAGCTGAATTAATAGTAGGTGTGAAACCAACAAGGGAATACATTTTAAAACTTGCAATGCTACAACCCCATAACCAAAAGTTTGATTTATGGCGTCTCCTCCTGCTTGATGAAGTCTCGGTACGTACCATTTTTCGCCTTAAACTAGAATCAATTAGTTTAACCACATTTATTTCgatcaatattattttatatcgATGCGATAcaaaattttattattctaaATGAAGTTTTAATAACTGTTTTAAGGATTGGAGAAACAAAGAGAAGAAagcaaagagagagagagagagagagagagagagaatgaaGACTTCCTATTTCAAGTTTCGGATTTTCAGGGCTTTGATGGTGATCTCTCGCTGATCCCATTTGTCAGAAGGAAGCTATCGATGAGAAGTATATATAAGAAAATTAGGTTCGATCCGACAATAAAGATGGAATGTTGAATGGGAGAAAGATTAGTGTTGAAACGAATTTTGATTTTAGGTGATAGGAGGTTGATTTTAAGAGAACCTAAATAGGCAAATGAGAAGGGAATAAGGAGAGCCATCGAATGGTGGTGGGGGTTAAAAATTGGTAAGGGAGAAGacagagaaaataaaaaaaggaaagaaaaaagaaataaagtgGTCGTAATAAAATGAAATTCACATCAATATTTAACAGCTTGATTTTGGTAAGGTTGACACAAATGATGATAATGGATGATGTTAGTGACAATTTCATATAAACTACAATAACTAAAAGTAGATAATATGGGCGGAGACATTTTTTGTTCAAAACCCTTGGAAAGTATTGATACTCCCAATATAAAGCGCAAAGGTGTTGAATAGCTCGATAGTAACTTAGGCTGCCCACACGTTTATGATTGGAGGTCAAAGGGGGTTGAAAATGGATGATGCACTTcttttttgaaataaaaagtCGCTACTGCATTAAGAGAACCACCGCAAAAACCCTTCCTTATGGTCTGAGGTTCTAAAGCCCTGGGCTGTCTCTCACACGCTCTCCTCCAAATGGAAAACGACGTTGGTTGTTCAATTTCAGTGACATAAACCTTCACAGTGAAAAACGCCGATTTTTATATATGTTAATGTTAGTGAAATAAACGAGGAGCGACAGTGATGGCCTGCGCTTCCAGTTGCAGGCCTTTGTTCCTTTCTTCACCCTTCCCTTCATCATCTTCTCCCTCAAGCTGTTCGCTTACCACCCcttttctcttttctctctcACCCATCAAGCCGTCTTCTAAGCCAATTATCACTACTCTTACTGCTAACTCTGGGTCCTTCCCTGTTCTATCTGTTGGTGGCGGATGTGACGGcggcaacaacaacaacaacgatGATGGACCTTTTGGGTCCGATTCTTGGCGGTGGAACGACGattcttcatcttcatcttctcATTCTTatccttttcttttgtttctttcttcaCTCCTTGCTTGTTCCTGCCATTCCCAATTATCTTCCGCCCTCGCCAGAACCAATGGGGAAACAGAGGAGGATGACGTCGTTTGGGAAGTGAGAGGGAGCAAGTGGACTAAGCTTATTCCTAATTTCTCAGATGATGCATTTGTTGTTTCTAATGGGATTTCGAATTTAACCAAATTGTTGTCCCTCTCAACTCTTTGGGGTCAATGCAGAGACCTTGTGATGCGGTTGTTGCTCCCTGAAGGTTTCCCCGACAGTGTTACCAGTGATTATCTTGATTATTCTCTATGGAGAGGTGTGCAGGGCGTTGCTAGCCAAGTCAGCGGCGTTCTTGCCACACAAGTAATTTTTATGTCTTAATTGCTTGCTCTTATTTTCTGACTTAGGAATTTTATAGAACATTTGGTGCTCAACTTTTGTTTGCTATT
Above is a genomic segment from Gossypium arboreum isolate Shixiya-1 chromosome 8, ASM2569848v2, whole genome shotgun sequence containing:
- the LOC108482088 gene encoding uncharacterized protein LOC108482088, translating into MDSQELPDNGNKGFRYMLLRIAFALHFPIFVFFLLSFLVCLLAIFMGELSISDPISMPTQCKIVSSSVDIRSSKVCELGLLNYKAKHVFYSSENSKFRCRYDYYWTSVFKVEYTDHSLDQMQLALTEAPNEALPVSCRPDFGVAWLTKDKFKVNETYDCWYILGTTTVKMYNDGFFSCQAKDPSLTEMMKRYLILSIKILKSWFSSEGYARYWKSEAIAGIVTGFSTSIITISFIRTLQHMKSWLPQAINTLHIKRVCFLLVYFSVMGWLASHYWRRLSIPFIKAFNY
- the LOC108482962 gene encoding uncharacterized protein LOC108482962 isoform X2; translation: MDFVYCMPAASMFSQTFAADHFFIRYDHHHHHDHKDLKRWRSRTTAAASAYPLFSNPKDSSSRHKFYQEALKTARGKFAQEISFQSEDKDVSLAKALLYVAAEDETFMVFNREMDACSFLNEGINVCPSSNAREWDSVEQMPLDGKTISEWMSELDAIAKEVEAELVSRDIGCHLVEVLQAVNLVLFELRGFKRSPVLVDSKHSYLHLVLSSGCGSAILLSIIYIEVCRRLGLTIVGSRVGEDFLIWPQTTYPEELFKVTSGHSLFTVVNGRCVEDPRSMASDLTGSSLLGLEIASNRDIVGIALANLIRFHWKRASRSNLGLMLTSPLRHAHNANEKPNKINKPNVPLLRPQDLKLAIMASERLLILQPHNWALRRDHGMMLYYNREYGKAVQELSICMAFAPEEEAELLEPFVEKLHLMRLESSWKSLGDTASVTVK
- the LOC108482962 gene encoding uncharacterized protein LOC108482962 isoform X1, yielding MLCTVYCMPAASMFSQTFAADHFFIRYDHHHHHDHKDLKRWRSRTTAAASAYPLFSNPKDSSSRHKFYQEALKTARGKFAQEISFQSEDKDVSLAKALLYVAAEDETFMVFNREMDACSFLNEGINVCPSSNAREWDSVEQMPLDGKTISEWMSELDAIAKEVEAELVSRDIGCHLVEVLQAVNLVLFELRGFKRSPVLVDSKHSYLHLVLSSGCGSAILLSIIYIEVCRRLGLTIVGSRVGEDFLIWPQTTYPEELFKVTSGHSLFTVVNGRCVEDPRSMASDLTGSSLLGLEIASNRDIVGIALANLIRFHWKRASRSNLGLMLTSPLRHAHNANEKPNKINKPNVPLLRPQDLKLAIMASERLLILQPHNWALRRDHGMMLYYNREYGKAVQELSICMAFAPEEEAELLEPFVEKLHLMRLESSWKSLGDTASVTVK
- the LOC108482962 gene encoding uncharacterized protein LOC108482962 isoform X3; this translates as MVFNREMDACSFLNEGINVCPSSNAREWDSVEQMPLDGKTISEWMSELDAIAKEVEAELVSRDIGCHLVEVLQAVNLVLFELRGFKRSPVLVDSKHSYLHLVLSSGCGSAILLSIIYIEVCRRLGLTIVGSRVGEDFLIWPQTTYPEELFKVTSGHSLFTVVNGRCVEDPRSMASDLTGSSLLGLEIASNRDIVGIALANLIRFHWKRASRSNLGLMLTSPLRHAHNANEKPNKINKPNVPLLRPQDLKLAIMASERLLILQPHNWALRRDHGMMLYYNREYGKAVQELSICMAFAPEEEAELLEPFVEKLHLMRLESSWKSLGDTASVTVK